The Enterobacter kobei genome has a segment encoding these proteins:
- a CDS encoding sensor domain-containing diguanylate cyclase has protein sequence MALHSKKLSFTRPIMLSFAGILCSFALIAVVVSLSQRKDFLEDYHKINSNFTHNLAVNYTESILRENDYILGRSAMYFARSEILNETLNVNPTQGLQMLMHLQNLMPTVSSISLADTEGHYLHAPEAPPTEKSKNVDPRTRPWFVAHAEASIFSHYTHHYTDYFTGHPTVTLYKPLISTEGRLKGTLAFHLDLTSMGYTLRQMVAPVQGEFFVVERDGTVVLHPDTGALFKKYVSEALMDKMTSGEGHLYDRKTNAWYYYYSFTNPDWFVIYRVSGATLTDITRHETTIVVWGFALAAIIIILFGLYLRHASRTVLMTIINAIKTGDVSQAPRLEAMLSHTIQSNKEREMAYVRQATHDALTGCKNRRAFDNDVDELLTAHQPFALALIDIDNFKSINDTWGHLSGDIVLRNVAREGIQIMQPHNISVYRYGGEEFAVIFQAEQIAAAFSLLDAWRTAVERRVWREENLHVTFSAGLGEWHFEPLEQLVGSVDNALYSAKQQGKNRIVRTTVG, from the coding sequence ATGGCACTTCACAGCAAAAAGCTCTCTTTTACCCGGCCAATCATGCTCAGCTTCGCGGGGATCCTGTGCAGTTTTGCGCTGATCGCGGTCGTGGTCTCTCTTTCGCAAAGAAAGGATTTTCTTGAGGATTATCACAAGATTAACAGTAACTTCACGCATAACCTGGCGGTTAACTATACCGAATCAATCCTGCGTGAAAACGACTATATCCTTGGTCGCTCTGCGATGTACTTTGCCCGCAGCGAGATACTGAATGAGACGCTCAACGTCAACCCGACGCAAGGGCTGCAGATGTTGATGCATTTGCAAAACCTGATGCCGACCGTGTCATCCATCTCGCTGGCCGATACAGAGGGACATTATTTACACGCACCAGAAGCACCTCCCACGGAAAAGAGTAAAAACGTCGATCCGCGGACGCGCCCGTGGTTTGTCGCGCACGCAGAAGCCAGTATTTTCAGCCATTATACCCACCATTATACGGACTACTTTACCGGGCATCCGACAGTTACGCTTTATAAGCCATTGATTTCAACAGAAGGCAGACTCAAGGGAACCCTCGCCTTTCATCTTGATTTGACGTCGATGGGGTATACCCTTCGACAAATGGTGGCCCCCGTACAAGGGGAATTCTTCGTCGTCGAACGCGACGGGACCGTCGTGCTGCACCCAGATACAGGCGCCCTGTTCAAAAAGTACGTGAGCGAAGCGCTGATGGACAAAATGACCAGCGGCGAAGGCCATCTTTACGACCGGAAAACCAATGCCTGGTATTACTACTACTCTTTCACGAACCCGGACTGGTTTGTTATCTATCGGGTATCTGGCGCAACGCTTACCGATATCACCCGCCACGAAACTACTATCGTTGTCTGGGGCTTCGCGCTGGCAGCCATCATCATCATTCTGTTCGGCCTTTATTTGCGTCATGCCTCGCGTACCGTATTAATGACCATTATCAATGCGATCAAAACGGGCGATGTCAGCCAGGCACCGCGTCTGGAAGCGATGCTGAGCCACACGATTCAGTCCAATAAAGAGCGGGAGATGGCGTATGTTCGCCAGGCGACTCACGATGCGTTGACCGGCTGCAAAAACCGCCGCGCGTTTGACAATGATGTGGATGAACTGCTGACCGCCCACCAGCCTTTCGCACTGGCGCTGATTGATATCGATAACTTCAAATCGATCAACGACACATGGGGACATCTGAGTGGTGACATTGTCCTGCGTAATGTGGCGCGCGAAGGGATCCAGATAATGCAGCCACACAACATCTCGGTCTATCGCTACGGTGGAGAAGAGTTCGCGGTGATCTTCCAGGCCGAGCAGATCGCTGCCGCATTCTCATTGCTTGACGCCTGGCGCACCGCCGTTGAAAGGCGCGTCTGGCGGGAAGAAAACCTGCACGTTACGTTCAGTGCGGGTCTGGGGGAATGGCACTTCGAACCGCTGGAACAACTGGTGGGAAGTGTCGATAACGCGCTTTATAGCGCTAAACAGCAGGGAAAAAACCGCATTGTTCGAACAACCGTCGGCTAA
- the rplL gene encoding 50S ribosomal protein L7/L12, producing MSITKDQIIEAVAAMSVMDVVELISAMEEKFGVSAAAAVAVAAGPAADAAEEKTEFDVILKAAGANKVAVIKAVRGATGLGLKEAKDLVESAPAALKEGVSKDDAEALKKSLEEAGAEVEVK from the coding sequence ATGTCTATCACTAAAGATCAAATCATTGAAGCAGTTGCCGCTATGTCCGTAATGGACGTTGTAGAACTGATTTCTGCAATGGAAGAAAAATTCGGTGTTTCTGCTGCTGCCGCTGTAGCTGTTGCTGCTGGCCCAGCTGCTGACGCTGCTGAAGAAAAAACTGAATTCGACGTAATTCTGAAAGCTGCAGGCGCTAACAAAGTTGCTGTTATCAAAGCAGTACGTGGCGCAACTGGCCTGGGTCTGAAAGAAGCTAAAGACCTGGTAGAATCTGCTCCAGCTGCGCTGAAAGAAGGCGTGAGCAAAGACGACGCAGAAGCACTGAAAAAATCTCTGGAAGAAGCTGGCGCTGAAGTTGAAGTTAAATAA
- the rpoB gene encoding DNA-directed RNA polymerase subunit beta, whose protein sequence is MVYSYTEKKRIRKDFGKRPQVLDIPYLLSIQLDSFQKFIEQDPEGQYGLEAAFRSVFPIQSYSGNSELQYVSYRLGEPVFDVQECQIRGVTYSAPLRVKLRLVIYEREAPEGTVKDIKEQEVYMGEIPLMTDNGTFVINGTERVIVSQLHRSPGVFFDSDKGKTHSSGKVLYNARIIPYRGSWLDFEFDPKDNLFVRIDRRRKLPATIILRALQYTTEQILDLFFEKVIFEIRDNKLQMELVPERLRGETASFDIEADGKVYVEKGRRITARHIRQLEKDDIKHIEVPVEYIAGKIAAKDYVDESTGELICPANMELSLDLLAKLSQSGHKRIETLFTNDLDHGPYISETIRVDPTTDRLSALVEIYRMMRPGEPPTREAAESLFENLFFSEDRYDLSAVGRMKFNRSLLRDEIEGSGILSKDDIIEVMKKLIDIRNGKGEVDDIDHLGNRRIRSVGEMAENQFRVGLVRVERAVKERLSLGDLDTLMPQDMINAKPISAAVKEFFGSSQLSQFMDQNNPLSEITHKRRISALGPGGLTRERAGFEVRDVHPTHYGRVCPIETPEGPNIGLINSLSVYAQTNEYGFLETPYRKVTDGVVTDEIHYLSAIEEGNYVIAQANSNLDDEGHFVEDLVTCRSKGESSLFSRDQVDYMDVSTQQVVSVGASLIPFLEHDDANRALMGANMQRQAVPTLRADKPLVGTGMERAVAVDSGVTAVAKRGGTVQYVDASRIVIKVNEDEMYPGEAGIDIYNLTKYTRSNQNTCINQMPCVSLGEPVERGDVLADGPSTDLGELALGQNMRVAFMPWNGYNFEDSILVSERVVQEDRFTTIHIQELACVSRDTKLGPEEITADIPNVGEAALSKLDESGIVYIGAEVTGGDILVGKVTPKGETQLTPEEKLLRAIFGEKASDVKDSSLRVPNGVSGTVIDVQVFTRDGVEKDKRALEIEEMQLKQAKKDLSEELQILEAGLFSRIYAVLVAGGVEAEKLDKLPRDRWLELGLTDEEKQNQLEQLAEQYDELKHEFEKKLEAKRRKITQGDDLAPGVLKIVKVYLAVKRQIQPGDKMAGRHGNKGVISKINPIEDMPHDANGTPVDIVLNPLGVPSRMNIGQILETHLGMAAKGIGDKINAMLKQQQEVAKLREFIQRAYDLGTDVRQKVDLNTFSDEEVLRLAENLRKGMPIATPVFDGAKEAEIKELLQLGGLPTSGQITLFDGRTGEQFERPVTVGYMYMLKLNHLVDDKMHARSTGSYSLVTQQPLGGKAQFGGQRFGEMEVWALEAYGAAYTLQEMLTVKSDDVNGRTKMYKNIVDGNHQMEPGMPESFNVLLKEIRSLGINIELEDE, encoded by the coding sequence ATGGTTTACTCCTATACCGAGAAAAAACGTATTCGTAAGGATTTTGGTAAACGTCCACAAGTTCTGGACATTCCATATCTCCTTTCTATCCAGCTTGACTCGTTCCAGAAGTTTATCGAGCAAGATCCTGAAGGGCAGTACGGTCTGGAAGCCGCCTTCCGTTCCGTGTTCCCGATTCAGAGCTACAGCGGTAACTCCGAGCTGCAGTACGTCAGCTACCGCCTTGGCGAACCGGTGTTTGACGTTCAGGAATGTCAGATCCGTGGCGTGACCTATTCCGCACCGCTGCGCGTAAAACTGCGTCTGGTGATCTACGAGCGCGAAGCGCCGGAAGGCACCGTAAAAGACATTAAAGAACAAGAAGTCTACATGGGTGAAATTCCGCTCATGACAGACAACGGTACTTTCGTTATCAACGGTACTGAGCGTGTTATCGTTTCCCAGCTGCATCGTAGCCCGGGCGTCTTCTTCGACAGCGATAAAGGTAAAACACACTCTTCCGGTAAAGTACTGTATAACGCACGTATCATTCCTTACCGTGGTTCATGGCTGGACTTCGAGTTCGATCCAAAAGACAACCTGTTTGTCCGTATCGACCGTCGTCGTAAGCTGCCTGCAACCATCATTCTGCGTGCGCTGCAATATACCACTGAGCAGATCCTGGACCTGTTCTTTGAGAAAGTGATCTTTGAAATCCGCGACAACAAGCTGCAGATGGAGCTGGTGCCGGAACGTCTGCGTGGTGAGACCGCGTCGTTCGACATCGAAGCCGACGGCAAAGTGTATGTGGAAAAAGGTCGCCGTATCACCGCGCGCCACATCCGCCAGCTGGAAAAAGATGATATCAAACACATCGAAGTTCCGGTTGAGTACATTGCAGGAAAAATAGCCGCGAAAGATTACGTTGATGAATCAACTGGCGAGCTGATCTGCCCGGCTAACATGGAGCTGAGCCTGGATCTGCTGGCTAAGCTGAGCCAGTCTGGCCACAAACGTATCGAAACGCTGTTCACCAACGATCTGGACCACGGTCCTTATATCTCTGAGACTATCCGCGTCGACCCAACGACCGATCGTCTGAGCGCGCTGGTTGAAATCTACCGCATGATGCGTCCTGGTGAGCCACCAACTCGCGAAGCGGCTGAAAGCCTGTTCGAGAACCTGTTCTTCTCCGAAGACCGCTACGATTTGTCCGCGGTAGGTCGTATGAAGTTCAACCGTTCTCTGCTGCGTGATGAGATCGAAGGTTCCGGTATCCTGAGCAAAGACGACATCATCGAAGTGATGAAGAAGCTCATCGATATCCGTAACGGTAAAGGCGAAGTGGACGATATCGACCACCTCGGCAACCGTCGTATCCGTTCCGTAGGCGAAATGGCGGAAAACCAGTTCCGCGTTGGCCTGGTACGTGTTGAGCGTGCGGTTAAAGAGCGTCTGTCTCTGGGCGATCTGGATACCCTGATGCCTCAGGATATGATCAACGCCAAGCCGATTTCTGCGGCAGTGAAAGAGTTCTTCGGTTCCAGCCAGCTGTCTCAGTTCATGGACCAGAACAACCCGCTGTCTGAGATTACGCACAAACGTCGTATCTCTGCACTCGGCCCAGGCGGTCTGACCCGTGAACGTGCAGGCTTCGAAGTTCGAGACGTACACCCGACGCACTATGGTCGCGTATGTCCAATCGAAACGCCTGAAGGTCCAAACATCGGTCTGATCAACTCCCTGTCCGTGTACGCACAGACAAACGAATACGGTTTCCTCGAAACCCCGTATCGTAAAGTGACCGACGGTGTTGTAACCGACGAAATTCATTACCTGTCTGCTATCGAAGAAGGCAACTACGTTATCGCTCAGGCGAACTCCAACCTGGATGACGAAGGCCACTTTGTAGAAGATCTGGTTACCTGCCGTAGCAAAGGCGAATCCAGCTTGTTCAGCCGCGACCAGGTTGACTACATGGACGTATCCACCCAGCAGGTGGTATCCGTCGGTGCGTCCCTGATCCCGTTCCTGGAACACGATGACGCCAACCGTGCATTGATGGGTGCGAACATGCAACGTCAGGCCGTTCCAACTCTGCGTGCTGATAAGCCGCTGGTTGGTACCGGTATGGAACGTGCTGTTGCCGTTGACTCCGGTGTTACTGCAGTTGCTAAGCGTGGCGGTACCGTTCAGTACGTTGACGCATCCCGTATCGTTATCAAAGTTAACGAAGACGAGATGTATCCGGGCGAAGCGGGTATCGACATCTACAACCTGACCAAATACACCCGTTCTAACCAGAACACCTGTATCAACCAGATGCCTTGTGTATCTCTGGGTGAGCCAGTTGAGCGCGGCGACGTGCTGGCAGACGGTCCGTCCACCGACCTCGGTGAACTGGCGCTCGGTCAGAACATGCGCGTAGCGTTCATGCCGTGGAACGGTTACAACTTCGAAGACTCCATCCTCGTCTCCGAGCGTGTGGTTCAGGAAGATCGTTTCACCACCATCCACATTCAGGAACTGGCATGTGTGTCCCGTGACACCAAGCTGGGGCCAGAAGAGATCACGGCCGATATCCCTAACGTGGGTGAAGCAGCGCTCTCCAAACTGGATGAATCCGGTATTGTTTACATCGGTGCGGAAGTGACCGGCGGTGACATTCTGGTTGGTAAGGTAACGCCGAAAGGTGAAACCCAGCTGACGCCAGAAGAGAAACTGCTGCGTGCCATCTTCGGTGAGAAAGCGTCTGACGTTAAAGACTCTTCTCTGCGCGTACCAAACGGTGTTTCCGGTACGGTTATCGACGTTCAGGTCTTCACCCGTGATGGCGTTGAGAAAGATAAACGTGCGCTGGAAATCGAAGAGATGCAGCTCAAGCAGGCCAAGAAAGACCTGTCTGAAGAACTGCAGATCCTCGAAGCAGGTTTGTTCAGCCGTATTTATGCGGTGCTGGTTGCCGGTGGCGTTGAAGCTGAGAAGCTCGACAAACTGCCACGCGATCGCTGGCTGGAACTGGGCCTGACCGACGAAGAGAAACAGAATCAGCTGGAACAGCTGGCTGAGCAGTATGACGAACTGAAACACGAGTTCGAGAAAAAACTCGAAGCGAAACGCCGCAAAATCACTCAGGGCGACGATCTGGCACCAGGCGTGCTGAAGATTGTTAAGGTGTATCTGGCCGTTAAACGTCAGATCCAGCCTGGTGATAAGATGGCAGGTCGTCACGGTAACAAGGGTGTTATCTCTAAGATCAACCCGATCGAAGATATGCCGCACGATGCTAACGGTACGCCGGTAGATATCGTACTGAACCCACTGGGCGTACCGTCTCGTATGAACATCGGTCAGATTCTGGAAACCCACCTGGGTATGGCTGCGAAAGGTATCGGCGACAAGATCAACGCCATGCTGAAACAGCAGCAGGAAGTCGCGAAACTGCGCGAATTCATCCAGCGTGCCTACGATCTGGGTACCGACGTTCGTCAGAAAGTCGACCTGAACACCTTCAGCGATGAAGAAGTGCTGCGTCTGGCAGAGAACCTGCGCAAAGGTATGCCAATTGCAACGCCGGTCTTCGACGGTGCAAAAGAAGCTGAAATTAAAGAGCTGCTGCAACTGGGTGGTCTGCCAACGTCTGGTCAGATTACGCTGTTTGACGGCCGTACCGGTGAACAGTTTGAGCGTCCGGTAACCGTAGGTTACATGTACATGCTGAAACTGAACCACCTGGTCGACGACAAAATGCACGCTCGTTCTACCGGTTCTTACAGCCTGGTTACTCAGCAGCCGCTGGGTGGTAAGGCACAGTTCGGTGGTCAGCGCTTCGGGGAGATGGAAGTGTGGGCGCTGGAAGCATACGGCGCGGCATACACCCTGCAGGAAATGCTCACCGTTAAGTCTGATGACGTGAACGGTCGTACCAAGATGTATAAAAACATCGTGGACGGCAACCATCAGATGGAACCGGGCATGCCAGAGTCCTTCAACGTACTGTTGAAAGAGATTCGTTCGCTGGGTATCAACATCGAACTGGAAGACGAGTAA
- a CDS encoding PTS sugar transporter subunit IIB codes for MKNIVLCCAAGMSTSMLVQRMKDAAQKKGVEVTIKAVPVAEFKDNIATADIVLLGPQVKYEQAKLQAQADPLGKKVAVIDMMDYGMMKGDAVLEKALKLLE; via the coding sequence ATGAAGAACATCGTTTTATGCTGTGCAGCGGGAATGTCAACCAGCATGCTGGTTCAACGTATGAAAGACGCCGCGCAGAAAAAAGGGGTTGAAGTCACCATTAAAGCCGTTCCGGTTGCGGAGTTTAAAGACAACATCGCGACGGCCGACATCGTATTGCTGGGGCCACAGGTTAAATACGAGCAGGCAAAACTGCAGGCACAGGCTGACCCACTGGGCAAAAAAGTCGCGGTGATCGACATGATGGACTACGGCATGATGAAAGGCGATGCCGTACTGGAAAAAGCCCTCAAACTGCTGGAGTGA
- the rpoC gene encoding DNA-directed RNA polymerase subunit beta' produces the protein MKDLLKFLKAQTKTEEFDAIKIALASPDMIRSWSFGEVKKPETINYRTFKPERDGLFCARIFGPVKDYECLCGKYKRLKHRGVICEKCGVEVTQTKVRRERMGHIELASPTAHIWFLKSLPSRIGLLLDMPLRDIERVLYFESYVVIEGGMTNLERHQILTEEQYLDALEEFGDEFDAKMGAEAIQALLKSMDLEQECEQLREELNETNSETKRKKLTKRIKLLEAFVQSGNKPEWMILTVLPVLPPDLRPLVPLDGGRFATSDLNDLYRRVINRNNRLKRLLDLAAPDIIVRNEKRMLQEAVDALLDNGRRGRAITGSNKRPLKSLADMIKGKQGRFRQNLLGKRVDYSGRSVITVGPYLRLHQCGLPKKMALELFKPFIYGKLELRGLATTIKAAKKMVEREEAVVWDILDEVIREHPVLLNRAPTLHRLGIQAFEPVLIEGKAIQLHPLVCAAYNADFDGDQMAVHVPLTLEAQLEARALMMSTNNILSPANGEPIIVPSQDVVLGLYYMTRDCVNAKGEGMVLTGPKEAERIYRAGLASLHARVKVRITEYEKDANGEFVAHTSLKDTTVGRAILWMIVPKGLPFSIVNQALGKKAISKMLNTCYRILGLKPTVIFADQTMYTGFAYAARSGASVGIDDMVIPEKKHEIISEAEAEVAEIQEQFQSGLVTAGERYNKVIDIWAAANDRVSKAMMDNLQTETVINRDGVEEQQVSFNSIYMMADSGARGSAAQIRQLAGMRGLMAKPDGSIIETPITANFREGLNVLQYFISTHGARKGLADTALKTANSGYLTRRLVDVAQDLVVTEDDCGTLEGITMTPVIEGGDVKEPLRDRVLGRVTAEDILKPGTADILVPRNTLLHEQWCDLLEANSVDSVKVRSVVSCDTDFGVCAHCYGRDLARGHIINKGEAIGVIAAQSIGEPGTQLTMRTFHIGGAASRAAAESSIQVKNKGSIKLSNAKSVVNSAGKLVVTSRNTELKLIDEFGRTKESYKVPYGAVMAKGDGEQVAGGETVANWDPHTMPVITEVSGFIRFTDMIDGQTITRQTDELTGLSSLVVLDSAERTTGGKDLRPALKIVDAQGNDVLIPGTDMPAQYFLPGKAIVQLEDGVQISSGDTLARIPQESGGTKDITGGLPRVADLFEARRPKEPAILAEISGIISFGKETKGKRRLVITPVDGSEPYEEMIPKWRQLNVFEGERVERGDVVSDGPEAPHDILRLRGVHAVTRYIVNEVQDVYRLQGVKINDKHIEVIVRQMLRKATIENAGSSEFLEGEQVEYSRVKIANRDLEANGKIGATYARDLLGITKASLATESFISAASFQETTRVLTEAAVAGKRDELRGLKENVIVGRLIPAGTGYAYHQDRMRRRAAGELPAAPQVTAEDASASLAELLNAGLGGSDNE, from the coding sequence GTGAAAGATTTATTAAAGTTTCTGAAAGCGCAGACTAAAACCGAAGAGTTTGATGCGATCAAAATTGCTCTGGCTTCGCCAGACATGATCCGTTCATGGTCTTTCGGTGAAGTTAAAAAGCCGGAAACCATCAACTACCGTACGTTCAAGCCTGAGCGTGACGGCCTTTTCTGTGCGCGTATTTTCGGGCCAGTAAAAGACTACGAGTGCCTGTGCGGTAAGTACAAGCGCCTGAAACACCGTGGTGTGATCTGTGAGAAGTGTGGCGTTGAAGTGACCCAGACCAAAGTGCGTCGTGAGCGCATGGGCCACATCGAGCTGGCGTCTCCGACTGCGCACATCTGGTTCCTGAAATCTCTGCCGTCCCGTATCGGTCTGCTGCTGGATATGCCGCTGCGTGATATCGAACGCGTACTGTACTTCGAATCTTATGTGGTTATCGAAGGCGGTATGACGAATCTGGAACGTCACCAGATCCTGACTGAAGAGCAGTATCTGGACGCGCTGGAAGAGTTCGGTGACGAATTCGACGCGAAAATGGGTGCGGAAGCTATCCAGGCCCTGCTGAAGAGCATGGATCTGGAGCAAGAGTGCGAGCAGCTGCGTGAAGAGCTGAACGAAACCAACTCCGAAACCAAGCGTAAAAAGCTGACCAAGCGTATCAAACTGCTGGAAGCGTTCGTTCAGTCTGGTAACAAACCAGAGTGGATGATCCTGACCGTTCTGCCGGTTCTGCCGCCAGATCTGCGTCCGCTGGTTCCACTGGATGGTGGTCGTTTCGCGACGTCTGACCTGAACGATCTGTATCGTCGCGTCATTAACCGTAACAACCGTCTGAAACGTCTGCTGGATCTGGCTGCGCCGGACATCATCGTACGCAACGAAAAACGTATGCTGCAGGAAGCGGTAGATGCCCTGCTGGATAACGGTCGTCGCGGTCGTGCGATCACCGGTTCTAACAAGCGTCCTCTGAAATCTTTGGCCGATATGATCAAAGGTAAACAGGGTCGTTTCCGTCAGAACCTGCTCGGTAAGCGTGTTGACTACTCCGGTCGTTCTGTTATCACCGTAGGTCCATACCTGCGTCTGCATCAGTGCGGTCTGCCGAAGAAAATGGCACTGGAGCTGTTCAAACCATTCATCTACGGCAAACTGGAGCTGCGTGGCCTGGCCACCACCATCAAAGCCGCGAAGAAAATGGTTGAGCGTGAAGAAGCTGTCGTTTGGGATATCCTGGACGAAGTGATCCGCGAACACCCGGTACTGCTGAACCGTGCACCAACCCTGCACCGTCTGGGTATCCAGGCATTTGAGCCAGTACTGATCGAAGGTAAAGCTATCCAGCTGCACCCGCTGGTTTGTGCGGCGTATAACGCCGACTTCGATGGTGACCAGATGGCTGTTCACGTACCGCTGACGCTGGAAGCCCAGCTGGAAGCGCGTGCGCTGATGATGTCTACCAACAACATTCTGTCCCCAGCGAACGGTGAGCCAATCATTGTTCCTTCTCAGGACGTTGTACTGGGTCTGTACTACATGACCCGTGACTGTGTTAACGCCAAAGGCGAAGGCATGGTGCTGACTGGCCCTAAAGAAGCTGAGCGTATTTATCGCGCTGGCCTGGCCTCTCTGCATGCGCGCGTTAAAGTGCGTATCACTGAATACGAAAAAGATGCAAACGGCGAATTCGTTGCGCACACCAGCCTGAAAGACACGACCGTTGGCCGTGCCATTCTGTGGATGATCGTACCGAAAGGTCTGCCTTTCTCCATCGTCAACCAGGCGCTGGGTAAGAAAGCGATCTCCAAAATGCTGAACACCTGTTACCGCATTCTGGGTCTGAAGCCGACCGTTATCTTCGCTGACCAGACAATGTACACCGGCTTTGCTTATGCAGCGCGTTCAGGTGCATCTGTTGGTATCGATGACATGGTCATCCCAGAGAAGAAACACGAGATCATCTCTGAAGCGGAAGCTGAAGTTGCTGAGATCCAGGAGCAGTTCCAGTCTGGTCTGGTAACCGCGGGCGAACGCTATAACAAAGTTATCGATATCTGGGCTGCGGCGAACGATCGTGTATCCAAGGCGATGATGGATAACCTGCAGACCGAAACCGTGATTAACCGTGACGGCGTAGAAGAGCAGCAGGTTTCCTTCAACAGCATCTACATGATGGCCGACTCCGGTGCGCGTGGTTCTGCAGCACAGATTCGTCAGCTGGCAGGTATGCGTGGTCTGATGGCGAAGCCAGATGGTTCCATCATCGAAACGCCAATCACCGCGAACTTCCGTGAAGGTCTGAACGTACTCCAGTACTTCATCTCCACGCACGGTGCGCGTAAAGGTCTGGCGGATACCGCACTGAAAACAGCGAACTCCGGTTATCTGACGCGTCGTCTGGTTGACGTTGCACAGGATCTGGTCGTAACTGAAGACGATTGTGGCACCCTCGAAGGTATCACCATGACCCCGGTTATCGAGGGTGGTGATGTTAAAGAGCCACTGCGCGATCGCGTACTGGGTCGTGTAACCGCGGAAGACATTCTGAAGCCGGGTACCGCAGACATTCTGGTTCCACGCAACACGCTGCTGCACGAACAGTGGTGTGACCTGCTGGAAGCGAACTCTGTTGACTCCGTGAAAGTGCGTTCCGTTGTATCCTGTGACACCGACTTTGGTGTTTGTGCGCACTGCTATGGTCGTGACCTGGCGCGTGGCCACATCATCAACAAAGGTGAAGCTATCGGCGTTATCGCGGCACAGTCCATCGGTGAGCCAGGTACACAGCTGACGATGCGCACGTTCCATATCGGTGGTGCGGCATCTCGTGCGGCTGCTGAATCCAGCATTCAGGTGAAAAACAAAGGTAGCATCAAGCTCAGCAATGCGAAGTCGGTTGTTAACTCCGCAGGCAAGCTGGTTGTGACCTCTCGTAACACCGAGCTGAAGCTGATCGACGAATTCGGTCGTACCAAAGAGAGCTATAAAGTACCTTACGGTGCGGTTATGGCGAAAGGTGATGGCGAGCAGGTTGCCGGCGGTGAAACCGTTGCAAACTGGGATCCACACACCATGCCGGTTATCACCGAAGTAAGTGGTTTCATCCGCTTTACTGACATGATCGACGGCCAGACCATTACTCGTCAGACCGACGAGCTGACCGGTCTGTCTTCTCTGGTGGTTCTGGATTCTGCTGAACGTACTACCGGTGGTAAAGATCTGCGTCCTGCACTGAAAATCGTTGATGCTCAGGGTAATGACGTTCTGATCCCGGGTACCGATATGCCTGCGCAGTACTTCCTGCCGGGTAAAGCGATTGTACAGCTGGAAGATGGCGTACAGATCAGCTCTGGTGACACCCTGGCGCGTATTCCTCAGGAATCCGGCGGTACCAAGGACATCACCGGTGGTCTGCCACGCGTTGCGGACCTGTTCGAAGCACGTCGTCCGAAAGAGCCGGCAATCCTGGCTGAAATCAGCGGTATCATTTCCTTCGGTAAAGAGACCAAAGGTAAGCGCCGTCTGGTTATCACTCCAGTAGATGGCAGCGAGCCGTACGAAGAGATGATTCCTAAGTGGCGTCAGCTCAACGTGTTCGAAGGTGAACGTGTAGAACGTGGTGACGTTGTTTCCGACGGTCCAGAAGCGCCGCACGACATCCTGCGTCTGCGTGGTGTACATGCTGTTACCCGTTACATTGTTAACGAAGTACAGGACGTATACCGTCTGCAGGGCGTTAAGATTAACGATAAACACATCGAAGTTATCGTTCGTCAGATGCTGCGTAAAGCAACCATCGAAAACGCAGGCAGCTCTGAGTTCCTCGAAGGCGAGCAGGTTGAATACTCACGCGTCAAGATCGCTAACCGCGACCTGGAAGCGAATGGCAAAATCGGTGCGACTTACGCGCGCGATCTGCTGGGTATCACCAAAGCGTCTCTGGCAACCGAGTCCTTCATCTCTGCAGCATCGTTCCAGGAAACGACTCGTGTCCTGACCGAAGCGGCTGTTGCAGGTAAACGTGATGAACTGCGCGGTCTGAAAGAGAACGTTATCGTGGGTCGTCTGATCCCAGCGGGTACCGGTTATGCATACCATCAGGATCGTATGCGTCGTCGTGCTGCGGGAGAACTGCCAGCTGCACCGCAGGTGACTGCTGAAGATGCATCCGCGAGCCTGGCAGAACTGCTGAACGCAGGTCTGGGCGGTTCCGACAACGAGTAA
- a CDS encoding PTS lactose/cellobiose transporter subunit IIA encodes MEDLETTIMELLVNAGAARSAALTALQMARKGEFDEAEKAMEESREYVKHAHTIQTQLIGLDEGTGKLPVNLITVHSQDHLMNAMVIQDLAGDMIELYRRIPLVN; translated from the coding sequence ATGGAAGATTTAGAGACAACGATCATGGAATTGCTGGTCAACGCCGGGGCGGCGCGAAGTGCCGCGCTTACGGCATTACAAATGGCCCGCAAAGGTGAGTTCGACGAAGCCGAAAAAGCAATGGAAGAGTCTCGCGAATATGTGAAGCATGCGCATACGATCCAGACACAGCTTATCGGTCTTGACGAAGGAACCGGCAAGCTCCCGGTCAACCTGATAACCGTTCACTCTCAGGACCACCTGATGAACGCCATGGTGATTCAGGATCTGGCAGGCGACATGATTGAGCTTTATCGACGGATCCCGTTAGTGAATTGA